A single window of Bacillota bacterium DNA harbors:
- a CDS encoding retropepsin-like domain-containing protein, protein MYKLQYKNGLLYASVILQHGNKSITVDDVIVNTGAYHTIILTDYLKDLDVEFTEDDELVKSSGYGGLQMSSVRKSIDRVTIGDISLANMKIDFGEIDPYERVNGLIGLDFLITVGIIIDLVDLTVYKKNF, encoded by the coding sequence ATGTATAAATTGCAGTATAAGAATGGACTTTTATACGCTTCTGTTATTTTACAACATGGGAATAAATCTATTACTGTTGATGATGTTATAGTTAATACAGGGGCATATCATACTATTATTTTGACAGATTATCTAAAAGATTTAGATGTTGAGTTTACAGAAGATGATGAACTTGTTAAATCGTCAGGATATGGTGGACTACAGATGAGTTCAGTACGGAAAAGTATAGATAGAGTAACAATAGGAGATATTTCTTTAGCAAATATGAAGATTGATTTTGGAGAGATAGATCCTTATGAAAGAGTTAATGGACTTATAGGACTAGATTTTTTAATAACAGTAGGCATAATTATTGATTTAGTTGATTTAACAGTGTACAAAAAGAATTTTTAG